In Nitrosospira briensis C-128, a genomic segment contains:
- a CDS encoding AAA family ATPase yields the protein MINFPIFDRISVQDYALYVGKPEAPGLHHDFRPGVNVIVGINGLGKTTLLNILLRVLTGPFDLPQGEELGEKKRRLVSADRHWFRRRVPDDAVNARVTATFSIGEHYFEVERSLANLDIVALSVDQQPVPLVRAQELEASYQRHVIEASGLSSFGDFVFLLRYIVFFLEDRRSLVWDAAAQGDILGILFGEQGDNRREYVELYNDLLSKDSEYRNVLAVVNKRKKEYAKQASTIEGGQIDMLIKQLDQCRKDIQVIGNRKANLAEERDSLRNKIENRRRDIHDHRASLATNLNDFYQSFFPQVDAAGRYLLSYFEAETGCLVCGSRTPEAIAKVNAKLVMNMCPICESPVEHPEQSANDPHAGEAIERQRAVIEQLESQLQSMFEPLIKAEEEYAQAAADLVGAVSNAGVLEQQLTALGRSVPNATKRRDEIQSYIMSFEATLNEIEVERIRLTEQFRGIAKMIDSEVKAVSTRIENSFKRFIGGFLAEDCTIAYTARQSRIGQRAASESFPFPHFIPALTSGVYRNSATPREYGQSVSESQKEFIDLAFRMALLEIVAPEASAMLILETPEASLDSVFVPRAADLLRRFAIRSGGGAATRLIASSNVNREQMIPALFGAYPDQRFHGQVMDEPLQSSPPTVPIAERANHVLDLLEIAAPTKALDRFRAPYEEERNRAIYPERFVGNAT from the coding sequence ATGATTAATTTTCCAATTTTTGACCGAATTTCGGTACAGGATTATGCGCTCTACGTCGGGAAGCCCGAGGCGCCTGGCCTGCATCATGACTTCCGTCCTGGCGTAAATGTCATCGTTGGTATCAATGGCTTGGGCAAGACGACGCTATTAAATATACTGCTGCGGGTTTTGACTGGGCCGTTTGATCTGCCGCAGGGCGAGGAGCTTGGGGAAAAGAAGCGCAGGCTTGTCTCAGCAGATCGTCACTGGTTTCGTCGGCGCGTACCCGATGATGCTGTCAATGCACGGGTTACAGCCACGTTTAGTATCGGTGAGCACTACTTCGAGGTGGAGCGGTCGCTAGCGAATTTGGACATCGTTGCGCTGTCTGTTGATCAGCAGCCTGTTCCGCTAGTCCGCGCGCAAGAACTTGAGGCGTCCTATCAGCGTCACGTGATTGAGGCGTCGGGGCTCTCGTCATTCGGCGATTTTGTTTTCCTGCTGCGCTACATCGTTTTCTTCTTGGAAGACCGGCGAAGTTTGGTATGGGACGCAGCTGCACAGGGCGACATCCTTGGTATCCTTTTCGGCGAGCAGGGCGATAACCGTAGGGAATATGTTGAACTCTACAACGACCTTCTTAGCAAAGACAGCGAATACCGGAACGTGCTGGCAGTTGTTAACAAGCGGAAGAAGGAATACGCCAAACAAGCAAGTACCATCGAAGGTGGTCAAATTGACATGCTGATCAAGCAACTCGACCAATGTCGCAAAGATATCCAAGTGATTGGGAATCGGAAAGCTAATCTAGCAGAGGAGCGAGACTCTCTACGTAACAAAATCGAAAATCGTCGCCGCGATATCCATGATCACCGCGCTTCGCTCGCGACTAACTTGAACGACTTCTATCAGTCTTTCTTCCCTCAGGTGGATGCCGCCGGCAGATACCTGCTGTCGTATTTCGAAGCGGAGACAGGATGCCTGGTGTGCGGTAGTCGCACTCCTGAGGCGATCGCGAAGGTCAACGCGAAATTGGTCATGAATATGTGCCCGATATGCGAAAGTCCCGTTGAACACCCGGAACAGTCCGCCAATGATCCTCACGCGGGAGAAGCCATTGAGCGCCAACGTGCGGTCATTGAACAACTCGAGTCTCAACTACAATCCATGTTTGAACCGCTCATAAAAGCCGAAGAGGAGTACGCACAAGCGGCAGCCGATCTCGTAGGCGCCGTGAGCAACGCGGGCGTGCTGGAACAACAGCTGACTGCCCTTGGGCGGTCGGTGCCAAATGCCACCAAGCGGCGTGATGAGATTCAATCGTATATTATGTCATTCGAAGCCACTCTGAATGAGATCGAAGTTGAGCGAATACGATTGACCGAGCAGTTTCGTGGAATAGCTAAGATGATCGACAGCGAGGTAAAAGCTGTATCTACTCGCATCGAGAATTCATTTAAACGTTTCATCGGCGGCTTTCTTGCGGAAGACTGCACAATCGCGTATACCGCCCGTCAAAGCCGAATCGGCCAACGCGCTGCAAGTGAAAGCTTTCCGTTTCCCCACTTTATACCTGCGCTCACCTCCGGTGTATATCGAAACAGCGCCACCCCGCGTGAGTATGGGCAGTCAGTCTCAGAATCGCAAAAGGAATTTATTGATCTTGCTTTTCGGATGGCGCTATTGGAAATTGTTGCGCCTGAAGCCTCAGCTATGCTGATACTGGAAACGCCGGAAGCGAGCCTCGATTCTGTATTTGTCCCACGTGCAGCGGACCTATTACGCCGGTTTGCCATACGTAGCGGCGGCGGTGCCGCTACACGTCTGATTGCATCGTCGAACGTAAATCGGGAACAGATGATTCCAGCACTGTTTGGAGCTTATCCAGATCAACGTTTTCACGGCCAAGTGATGGACGAGCCGCTACAATCTTCTCCGCCAACCGTTCCGATAGCAGAACGAGCGAACCACGTCTTGGATCTACTTGAAATCGCAGCGCCGACTAAGGCACTTGATCGGTTTCGCGCACCCTATGAAGAAGAGCGCAATCGGGCTATTTATCCGGAGCGATTTGTAGGCAACGCCACATGA
- a CDS encoding ABC transporter ATP-binding protein, whose product MTSEALIETKDLSFSYGDRSILKGIDITMSRGKVIAIMGGSGSGKTTLLRLIGGAIRPSAGYVKFAGKVVHELKRDELFQMRRKMSMLFQFGALFTDLSVFDNVAFQMREHTDLPESMIRDLVLMKLQAVGLRGAHDLMPAELSGGMARRVALARSIALDPVLIMYDEPFTGLDPISLTVIGNLIRRLTDALGMTSIVVTHDVQESLKIVDYVYFVADGVIAAHGTPDEVRGSIAPFVHQFVHGEEDGPVSFHYPSQAYARDLKLEGSFA is encoded by the coding sequence ATGACATCTGAAGCTTTGATCGAAACCAAGGACCTGAGTTTTTCCTATGGAGATCGTTCCATTCTCAAAGGGATCGACATCACCATGTCGCGCGGCAAAGTCATCGCCATCATGGGCGGCAGCGGCAGCGGCAAGACCACCCTGTTGCGCCTTATCGGCGGTGCGATTCGTCCATCTGCCGGTTATGTCAAGTTTGCCGGCAAGGTAGTGCATGAGCTAAAAAGAGATGAGCTTTTCCAGATGCGCCGGAAGATGAGCATGTTATTTCAGTTTGGCGCTCTGTTTACCGATTTGTCGGTATTCGATAATGTAGCTTTCCAGATGCGCGAGCATACCGATTTACCGGAATCCATGATCCGCGACCTGGTGTTGATGAAACTTCAGGCTGTCGGCCTGCGCGGTGCGCACGACCTGATGCCGGCGGAACTTTCGGGAGGAATGGCCCGGCGCGTGGCGTTGGCCCGTTCGATTGCGCTGGATCCGGTACTCATCATGTATGATGAGCCATTTACCGGTCTTGACCCCATTTCGCTAACCGTCATCGGTAATCTGATCCGTCGTTTGACTGACGCGTTAGGCATGACTTCAATCGTCGTGACGCACGACGTGCAGGAGTCGCTGAAAATCGTGGACTACGTATACTTTGTCGCAGACGGGGTGATTGCAGCACATGGCACCCCGGATGAAGTGCGCGGATCGATCGCTCCTTTCGTGCATCAGTTCGTGCATGGCGAGGAGGACGGTCCCGTCTCGTTTCACTACCCGTCTCAAGCCTATGCGCGCGATCTGAAACTGGAGGGCAGTTTTGCCTAG
- the mlaD gene encoding outer membrane lipid asymmetry maintenance protein MlaD, protein MQRTTMDLWVGVFVLAGIGALLLLALKVGNLGTYSSAESYTLTGSFENIGGLKVKAPVKGAGVVVGRVTNIQFNTKTYDAVVTLSIDNRYQFPKDTFASILTSGLLGEQYIGMAAGGDETMLKNGDKIMKTNSAMVLEEMIGRFLFDKASENKTPEEDESNKGD, encoded by the coding sequence ATGCAGCGGACGACGATGGATCTGTGGGTAGGCGTATTTGTCTTGGCCGGAATAGGCGCGTTGCTGTTGCTGGCATTGAAGGTTGGGAACCTTGGCACTTATAGCTCGGCAGAGAGTTATACATTGACCGGAAGTTTCGAGAATATCGGCGGTTTGAAAGTCAAGGCGCCGGTAAAAGGTGCTGGCGTGGTAGTGGGGCGTGTAACGAATATTCAGTTCAATACGAAGACTTATGATGCCGTAGTAACCCTTAGCATTGACAACCGCTATCAATTTCCCAAGGACACTTTCGCCAGCATTCTCACATCAGGCCTTTTAGGGGAGCAGTATATCGGTATGGCGGCGGGCGGCGACGAGACAATGCTGAAGAATGGAGATAAAATCATGAAAACCAATTCCGCCATGGTCCTGGAAGAAATGATCGGCCGCTTCCTGTTCGACAAAGCATCAGAGAATAAGACGCCGGAGGAAGACGAGAGCAATAAGGGTGATTGA
- a CDS encoding ABC transporter ATP-binding protein encodes MTPAIEVKQMYKRFGRLQALAGIDLEIRTGEFFALLGPNGAGKTTLINIIAGLTRATSGSARVMGHDVVADYREARRMLGVVPQELVFDPFFTVRETLAIQSGYYGLKNNKSWIDEIIHHLDLTDKADANMRTLSGGMKRRVLVAQALVHKPPVIVLDEPTAGVDVELRQGLWRFIKELNRDGHTIVLTTHYLDEAEALCSRVAMLKQGNIVALDSIRNLINGISGCSVRLRLSPDTLPPALQPLLSRREEEYYILALEEYSQLEHVMAVLRIAGSQVLEMQVFQPDLEEVFVKIMGDVEIRDAAAVPIT; translated from the coding sequence ATGACCCCGGCAATCGAAGTCAAACAGATGTACAAACGCTTCGGCAGGCTGCAAGCGTTGGCGGGTATTGACCTTGAAATAAGAACCGGGGAATTTTTTGCCTTGCTCGGCCCCAACGGCGCAGGCAAGACAACGCTTATCAACATCATTGCCGGACTCACCCGCGCCACCAGCGGCAGCGCCAGGGTAATGGGTCACGATGTCGTTGCGGACTACCGTGAAGCTCGGCGCATGCTGGGCGTGGTGCCACAAGAACTGGTGTTCGATCCCTTTTTTACCGTTCGTGAAACGCTCGCAATTCAATCCGGATATTACGGCTTAAAAAACAATAAATCCTGGATAGACGAAATAATTCACCATCTGGATCTCACGGACAAGGCGGATGCCAACATGCGCACGCTTTCCGGTGGCATGAAGCGACGCGTGCTGGTGGCTCAGGCATTGGTGCATAAGCCACCGGTCATCGTACTGGACGAGCCTACCGCAGGGGTTGACGTCGAGTTGCGCCAAGGCCTTTGGCGTTTTATCAAAGAATTGAATCGTGATGGTCATACCATCGTGCTCACCACCCATTACCTTGACGAAGCAGAAGCCTTATGCAGCCGTGTCGCAATGCTGAAGCAAGGCAATATCGTGGCGCTCGATAGCATCAGAAACCTCATTAATGGAATTTCCGGATGCTCTGTGCGGCTGCGGTTATCGCCCGATACGCTGCCTCCTGCGCTGCAGCCATTGCTGAGCCGCCGTGAAGAGGAATATTACATTCTGGCGCTTGAAGAATATTCCCAGCTTGAGCATGTCATGGCGGTGCTGCGTATAGCAGGATCGCAAGTGCTGGAGATGCAGGTATTTCAGCCCGATCTCGAAGAGGTATTCGTAAAAATCATGGGGGACGTTGAAATCAGGGACGCGGCAGCCGTTCCCATCACATGA
- a CDS encoding MlaC/ttg2D family ABC transporter substrate-binding protein codes for MKKYFNTSLLLATWLVTLPAWAMATSPDTLVDNTAQEVLAIVRQDKDLRAGNTTKILDLVEAKILPHFDFTRMTRLAMGKNWSKATPEQQQVLVKEFRTLLVRTYSNALSSYSDHTITVEPMKDKAGDTDTTVKTKVINQGQQPIPIDYSMEKTGDDWKVYDVTVAGVSLVTNYRSTFNNQVRDGGVEKLIQTLVDKNRALVAADNKAASAK; via the coding sequence ATGAAGAAATACTTTAATACGTCTTTGTTATTGGCGACCTGGCTGGTTACGCTCCCCGCATGGGCCATGGCGACCAGCCCCGATACCCTAGTGGATAACACGGCCCAGGAGGTGCTTGCAATCGTTCGGCAAGACAAGGACTTGCGTGCAGGCAATACCACCAAGATTCTGGATCTGGTGGAAGCCAAGATATTGCCTCATTTCGACTTTACCCGGATGACCCGGTTGGCGATGGGCAAGAATTGGTCCAAGGCGACGCCCGAACAACAGCAGGTATTGGTAAAGGAATTTCGTACGTTACTGGTACGCACCTATTCCAACGCACTGAGCAGCTACAGCGACCATACCATTACGGTTGAGCCGATGAAGGATAAGGCAGGTGATACCGATACCACAGTCAAGACAAAAGTGATAAATCAGGGTCAGCAGCCGATCCCCATCGACTACAGTATGGAAAAAACCGGTGACGACTGGAAAGTCTACGATGTGACAGTGGCCGGGGTAAGCCTGGTAACCAATTATCGCAGCACCTTCAATAATCAGGTACGTGACGGTGGCGTAGAAAAATTGATTCAAACGCTCGTGGACAAAAATCGCGCCCTGGTTGCTGCCGATAATAAGGCAGCGTCAGCGAAATAG
- a CDS encoding zinc-ribbon and DUF3426 domain-containing protein: protein MALVTRCPNCAAAFRVTPLHLQAHGGDVRCGQCAQVFNGFATLATVQEPEDRDEAGPEAKEMPETEAAPEGESGIPPQNDPDTLAVSNEENSPSAPAQETTRDQFGSGMTARAAPASSAPPIAEESAPQREGETGSSTAASSADGETRFPHRPNAAIPPPENYAWNNYAFDEVRLPKASLAWGVGSLFLIAMLVAQAIYIYRAELSVNAPATRPYLQRYCELLGCTIPSPQYAKLLNIESSDMQPDTQQPGVITLSATIRNHAPNPQAFPSFQLTLIDRQDRPLASRNFPPEAYLEDAASRGKVIAPNAEFNVRLHLDSGTLNVAGYRLLLLNPRS from the coding sequence ATGGCGCTCGTAACCCGCTGTCCTAACTGCGCGGCTGCTTTCCGCGTAACCCCTTTGCATCTGCAGGCGCATGGTGGTGACGTGCGCTGTGGACAATGTGCACAGGTATTCAACGGCTTTGCCACCTTGGCAACGGTGCAGGAACCGGAAGACCGGGATGAAGCTGGGCCAGAAGCCAAGGAAATGCCGGAAACGGAGGCAGCGCCAGAAGGCGAATCGGGAATTCCGCCTCAAAATGATCCGGATACCCTGGCGGTATCGAATGAAGAGAATTCACCTTCAGCGCCAGCTCAAGAAACAACTCGGGATCAATTCGGTTCGGGCATGACAGCGCGGGCAGCGCCCGCTTCGAGCGCGCCACCGATTGCAGAAGAATCGGCGCCGCAGAGAGAAGGCGAGACGGGCAGCAGTACTGCGGCCAGCAGCGCAGATGGGGAAACACGATTCCCGCACAGGCCGAACGCGGCCATTCCGCCGCCGGAAAATTATGCATGGAACAACTATGCTTTCGATGAGGTTCGGTTGCCCAAGGCATCCCTGGCGTGGGGTGTCGGCAGTCTTTTTTTGATTGCCATGCTGGTGGCCCAGGCCATTTATATTTATCGCGCCGAGCTATCTGTCAACGCACCTGCCACCAGGCCTTATCTTCAACGATATTGCGAGTTGTTGGGATGCACTATTCCCTCGCCACAATACGCGAAGTTGCTGAATATCGAATCGTCCGATATGCAACCGGATACGCAGCAACCCGGCGTCATCACCCTGAGCGCAACGATACGCAATCATGCGCCCAATCCCCAGGCATTTCCGTCGTTTCAATTAACCCTGATCGACCGCCAGGATCGACCCCTCGCCAGCCGTAACTTTCCTCCCGAAGCCTATCTTGAAGACGCCGCCAGCCGCGGGAAGGTCATTGCGCCCAATGCCGAATTCAACGTCAGGCTTCACCTCGATAGCGGGACATTGAACGTGGCCGGATATCGGCTGTTGTTACTTAATCCTCGTTCTTAG
- the accC gene encoding acetyl-CoA carboxylase biotin carboxylase subunit yields the protein MFEKILIANRGEIALRIQRACREMGIKTVAVHSQADADAKYVKLADESVCIGPAPSAQSYLNIPAIISAAEVTDAEAIHPGYGFLSENADFAERVESSGFVFIGPRPETIRLMGDKISAKNAMRKAGVPCVPGSNGGLPESPEEIRAIVRAIGYPIIIKAAAGGGGRGMRVVHTEAALSNAVIITRNEAQAAFGNPTVYAERYLENPRHIEFQVLADEHGNAIFLGERECSMQRRHQKILEEAPALGIPPRLRDKMGARCADACRRIGYRGVGTFEFLYEKNEFYFIEMNTRLQVEHPVTEAITGIDLVQAQIRVAAGEKLNIRQRDVVLKGHAIECRINAEDPYKLTPSAGRITQYHAPGGPGIRVDSHIYHNYLVPPYYDSMIGKVIAYGDNRDQAIARMRIALSEMVIEGIKTNMPLHLDLLSDAAFLNGGTSIHYLEQKLANYNKPG from the coding sequence ATGTTCGAAAAAATTCTTATAGCCAACCGTGGCGAAATCGCCCTGCGAATACAACGCGCATGCCGTGAGATGGGCATCAAAACAGTCGCAGTGCATTCCCAGGCGGATGCCGACGCCAAATATGTGAAGCTCGCCGATGAGTCCGTGTGTATCGGGCCAGCCCCATCGGCCCAAAGTTATCTTAATATTCCTGCCATCATCAGTGCAGCGGAGGTAACCGACGCGGAGGCTATTCATCCGGGCTACGGGTTTCTTTCTGAAAACGCCGATTTCGCCGAGCGTGTCGAAAGCAGTGGTTTTGTCTTTATCGGCCCTCGCCCCGAAACCATTCGCCTGATGGGCGACAAGATCAGTGCCAAGAACGCCATGAGAAAAGCAGGCGTGCCTTGTGTTCCCGGATCCAACGGCGGGCTCCCGGAGTCGCCTGAAGAGATCCGCGCGATTGTCCGCGCCATAGGTTATCCGATAATCATCAAGGCGGCAGCTGGCGGCGGCGGCCGTGGAATGCGGGTGGTGCATACCGAAGCCGCTTTGTCGAACGCCGTTATAATAACTCGCAACGAAGCGCAGGCGGCGTTCGGCAACCCGACGGTCTATGCGGAAAGATATCTCGAAAATCCGCGCCATATCGAGTTCCAGGTTCTGGCTGACGAACACGGGAATGCTATCTTCCTTGGCGAACGGGAATGTTCAATGCAGCGCCGACATCAGAAAATCCTCGAGGAAGCCCCCGCCTTGGGCATCCCTCCCAGGTTGCGCGACAAGATGGGCGCGCGCTGCGCGGACGCATGCCGCCGTATCGGTTATCGCGGCGTAGGCACGTTCGAGTTCCTGTATGAGAAAAATGAATTTTATTTCATCGAAATGAATACGCGCCTGCAAGTGGAACATCCGGTTACTGAAGCGATTACCGGGATCGATCTGGTACAAGCGCAAATTCGTGTTGCCGCAGGTGAAAAACTCAACATTCGCCAGCGCGATGTCGTATTGAAAGGGCATGCCATCGAGTGCCGCATTAACGCTGAGGACCCTTATAAGCTCACACCCTCCGCCGGACGTATTACGCAATACCATGCTCCGGGCGGCCCCGGCATTCGCGTGGACTCTCATATATATCATAATTATCTGGTGCCGCCTTATTACGATTCCATGATCGGTAAAGTCATTGCCTATGGTGACAACCGCGACCAGGCAATTGCACGGATGCGCATCGCGTTGTCCGAAATGGTGATAGAAGGCATTAAAACAAATATGCCGCTACACCTCGACCTGTTATCCGACGCCGCTTTTCTGAATGGCGGCACCAGTATCCATTACCTGGAGCAAAAGCTTGCCAATTATAATAAGCCAGGCTAA
- the prmA gene encoding 50S ribosomal protein L11 methyltransferase, giving the protein MAWISLAIETDSAHAEALGDALLELGALSTDIHDAGSGTDREQLLFDEPGEPSEKIWFASELTALFNEDVDIASIVQAAASAAQLPCHPSYRVTHVEEQDWVRMTQSQFAPIRISSRLWIVPSWHQIPDTAAVNLILDPGLAFGTGSHPSTQLCLGWLDETLRGGEDVLDYGCGSGILAIAALKLGAGHVVGIDIDPQAVAASRANAALNQCDETKAEFFETHMADRAGPGNGAWVDVVVANILANPLIVLAPLLMRATRKGGQIALSGILMEQAEDVMQIYRQWFDIRITREQAGWALLTGTRK; this is encoded by the coding sequence ATGGCCTGGATTTCGCTCGCTATAGAAACCGATAGCGCGCACGCCGAAGCCCTGGGTGACGCGTTGCTTGAACTGGGCGCGCTGTCAACAGACATACATGATGCGGGCAGCGGCACGGACCGAGAGCAACTCTTGTTCGATGAGCCGGGTGAGCCTTCCGAGAAAATCTGGTTCGCATCCGAGCTCACCGCCCTATTCAACGAGGATGTCGACATTGCTTCCATTGTGCAGGCCGCGGCGAGCGCAGCCCAGCTTCCCTGTCATCCCAGCTATCGCGTTACGCATGTGGAGGAGCAGGACTGGGTTCGGATGACACAATCGCAATTCGCCCCGATCCGGATATCGTCCCGCCTGTGGATCGTTCCCAGTTGGCATCAAATACCCGATACCGCGGCGGTCAACCTGATACTCGATCCAGGGTTGGCTTTCGGTACGGGTAGCCACCCCTCTACGCAATTGTGTCTTGGCTGGCTTGACGAAACGCTGCGAGGGGGTGAAGATGTTTTAGATTATGGTTGCGGCTCGGGCATACTTGCTATTGCCGCTTTGAAATTGGGTGCGGGTCACGTAGTGGGAATTGATATCGACCCGCAAGCCGTTGCTGCAAGTCGCGCAAATGCAGCACTCAACCAGTGTGATGAAACCAAAGCAGAATTTTTTGAGACGCACATGGCGGATCGGGCAGGGCCCGGAAATGGCGCCTGGGTGGATGTGGTCGTTGCTAATATCCTTGCCAACCCGCTAATCGTACTGGCTCCATTATTGATGCGCGCGACGCGCAAAGGTGGACAAATAGCGCTTTCCGGCATCCTCATGGAACAGGCGGAAGATGTGATGCAGATCTATCGGCAATGGTTTGATATTCGTATTACACGCGAGCAGGCGGGATGGGCTCTGCTCACCGGGACGAGAAAGTGA
- the aroQ gene encoding type II 3-dehydroquinate dehydratase: protein MENDASKIKKVLVLHGPNLNLLGTREPELYGTLTLGEINRKLAILADHAGVGLIHFQSNAEGDLIDRVQRAMSEGIAFIIINPAAYTHTSIALRDALAATRIPFIEVHLSNVFARESFRRRSYFSDLAVGVISGLGPKGYELALEYALEILAGGKFDRLT, encoded by the coding sequence ATGGAAAATGACGCGTCCAAAATAAAAAAAGTCCTCGTTCTTCATGGGCCTAATCTAAATCTTCTGGGAACACGCGAGCCGGAGCTCTACGGAACACTCACGTTAGGCGAAATTAACAGAAAATTAGCGATTTTAGCGGATCACGCGGGTGTCGGATTAATTCACTTTCAAAGTAACGCCGAGGGTGATCTGATAGATCGAGTTCAACGCGCGATGAGCGAAGGGATAGCATTTATCATCATCAATCCCGCAGCCTATACACATACCAGCATTGCTTTACGTGATGCCCTCGCCGCAACCAGAATACCGTTCATCGAAGTGCATCTCTCCAATGTTTTTGCTCGTGAGTCTTTCCGCAGGAGGTCATATTTCTCCGACTTGGCGGTGGGCGTGATCAGCGGCTTGGGACCTAAAGGATACGAACTTGCCTTGGAATACGCTTTAGAGATATTGGCAGGCGGGAAGTTCGATCGCCTCACCTGA
- the mlaE gene encoding lipid asymmetry maintenance ABC transporter permease subunit MlaE yields the protein MPRRIVIGIRGMGHRVIDSVWRLGYASRFFLLTLLKSGTSFRRFGLIIRELYFTGVLSLIIIIVSGLFVGMVLGLQGYETLQRFGAESAVGTMVALSLVRELGPVVAALLFASRAGSAITAEIGLMKATDQLAAMEMMAVDPIARVVAPRFWAGVISMPLLAAMFSIVGVFGGYLVAVVLIGVDEGSFWSQMQDAVDFRYDIVNGIIKTCVFGVAVTAIAVFEGYDAAPTAEGVSGATTRTVVTSALAILGLDFVLTSVMFRGMS from the coding sequence TTGCCTAGGCGCATCGTTATCGGCATCCGGGGCATGGGTCACCGCGTGATAGATAGCGTCTGGCGGCTGGGCTACGCCAGCCGCTTTTTCCTGCTGACCCTGCTGAAGTCGGGTACCAGCTTTCGGCGCTTCGGCCTGATTATCCGGGAGCTTTATTTTACGGGCGTATTGTCGCTCATCATTATCATCGTATCGGGGTTGTTTGTCGGCATGGTGCTGGGTTTGCAGGGTTATGAAACATTACAGCGGTTCGGGGCCGAATCCGCCGTGGGTACAATGGTTGCACTGTCGCTCGTTCGAGAACTGGGACCCGTGGTGGCGGCATTGCTGTTTGCCAGTCGCGCCGGTTCCGCCATCACTGCTGAAATCGGCTTGATGAAAGCCACCGATCAGCTGGCAGCGATGGAAATGATGGCGGTGGATCCGATCGCACGGGTGGTCGCTCCCCGGTTCTGGGCGGGCGTGATTTCAATGCCGTTACTTGCGGCAATGTTTTCCATCGTCGGAGTCTTTGGCGGTTATTTGGTGGCCGTAGTGCTTATCGGTGTGGATGAAGGATCGTTCTGGTCACAAATGCAGGATGCGGTGGACTTCAGATACGACATCGTCAACGGTATCATCAAGACCTGTGTTTTCGGTGTGGCGGTGACGGCAATTGCCGTGTTCGAGGGTTACGATGCGGCGCCGACGGCTGAGGGAGTGTCTGGCGCGACCACCCGCACCGTGGTGACTTCCGCGCTGGCGATACTGGGACTGGATTTTGTTTTAACCTCGGTCATGTTCAGGGGAATGAGCTGA
- a CDS encoding STAS domain-containing protein, with amino-acid sequence MTEDAAKLVLREGGELSVEGSITINNVVAMVAQGIALFDRDDMVIDLARVTEVDSSAVSMLLEWQREAGRRNRPVRFANIPLNLRSLVQLYGLSELMHVA; translated from the coding sequence ATGACTGAAGATGCGGCTAAATTGGTTTTGCGTGAGGGCGGCGAACTGAGCGTTGAAGGCTCGATAACCATCAATAATGTTGTGGCGATGGTTGCGCAAGGCATCGCTTTGTTTGATCGCGATGATATGGTAATCGACCTGGCGCGTGTAACTGAGGTGGATTCTTCCGCCGTCAGCATGTTGCTGGAGTGGCAGCGCGAGGCGGGTCGTCGCAATCGCCCTGTGCGCTTTGCCAATATACCGCTTAATCTGCGAAGCCTCGTGCAGTTATATGGCCTTTCCGAATTAATGCACGTGGCTTGA
- the accB gene encoding acetyl-CoA carboxylase biotin carboxyl carrier protein — MDLRKLKKLIDLVEESGIAELEITEGEEKVRISRSTSSVQTQVAPIGASPPQAAMPGAVSPSAALTAANAVAEILPEGHVVKSPMVGTFYRSSTPGSNPFVEVGQTVKEGETLCIIEAMKLLNEIESDKSGVIKAVLVENGQPVEYGEPLFVIG, encoded by the coding sequence ATGGATTTAAGAAAACTGAAGAAACTGATTGATCTGGTCGAGGAGTCGGGCATTGCCGAACTGGAAATTACCGAAGGGGAGGAGAAGGTGCGCATCAGCAGATCGACCTCATCCGTGCAAACCCAGGTAGCCCCAATCGGAGCATCACCTCCACAGGCGGCGATGCCGGGCGCCGTTTCTCCATCTGCGGCACTCACTGCAGCTAACGCGGTAGCCGAGATCCTGCCGGAGGGCCATGTGGTGAAATCACCCATGGTAGGAACGTTCTACCGTAGCTCCACTCCCGGTTCCAATCCATTCGTCGAGGTAGGGCAGACGGTCAAGGAGGGGGAAACGCTATGCATCATCGAGGCGATGAAGCTGCTCAACGAAATAGAATCCGATAAGAGCGGCGTGATAAAGGCAGTCCTGGTGGAAAATGGCCAACCAGTAGAGTATGGCGAGCCGCTATTCGTGATCGGGTGA